Proteins from a single region of Echeneis naucrates chromosome 14, fEcheNa1.1, whole genome shotgun sequence:
- the hrh2b gene encoding histamine receptor H2b, protein MISTALRWLVLVSFIIVTIGGNVLVCLAVGLSRRLWRIANCFVVSLAVTDFLLGLLVLPLSATLELRSGNWPLGGALCNIYISLDVMLCTSSILNLLAISVDRYLAISAPLSYSRRVTPLRVTLALTTIWGLSLALSFVPIHLGWNTVDYRVQHLDWVMGDEAIEGRYCQFEWNNNYVVIYAFGSFYLPLLAMCGMYLCIFRVAREQVRRIRAATPSFARIASTASIAQEHKATVTLAAVLGAFIICWFPYFTFFICMGIKEKTNPPNMVHSVVLWLGYFNSALNPILYPAFNRDFRRAYGELLNCTGPSRRKPLFVPVSVYKRWTIANEQRPSQHSEKLKHNVKNKVEPKSLTLCELNGIPAEPS, encoded by the exons ATGATCTCCACGGCTCTCCGCTGGCTGGTCTTGGTGTCTTTTATCATTGTGACCATTGGTGGGAACGTGCTCGTATGTTTGGCTGTGGGGCTCAGCCGCCGACTGTGGCGCATCGCTAATTGCTTTGTGGTGTCACTGGCAGTGACAGATTTCCTGCTAGGGCTGCTGGTGTTGCCCTTGTCTGCCACTTTGGAGCTGCGCAGTGGGAATTGGCCCCTGGGAGGAGCCCTCTGTAATATCTACATCTCGCTGGATGTCATGCTGTGTACATCCTCTATCCTGAACCTGCTAGCAATCAGTGTGGACCGATACTTGGCCATTTCAGCTCCCCTGAGCTACTCTAGGAGAGTCACCCCTTTGAGGGTGACACTGGCCTTGACCACCATCTGGGGCTTGTCACTGGCTCTGTCCTTTGTACCCATCCACCTGGGCTGGAACACAGTGGACTACAGAGTGCAACACTTGGACTGGGTCATGGGGGATGAGGCCATAGAGGGACGCtactgccagtttgaatggaaTAACAACTATGTTGTTATTTATGCCTTTGGCTCATTTTACCTGCCTCTGCTAGCTATGTGTGGAATGTACCTTTGCATATTTAGAGTGGCACGAGAACAG GTGCGGCGTATTCGTGCTGCCACGCCATCGTTTGCACGCATAGCATCAACTGCATCAATAGCCCAAGAGCACAAAGCCACGGTGACCTTGGCAGCTGTACTGGGGGCCTTTATCATCTGTTGGTTCCCTTACTTCACTTTCTTCATCTGCATGGGaataaaggaaaagacaaaccctccaaatatggttcactctgtggtgctgtggctggGCTATTTTAATTCAGCCCTGAACCCCATCCTGTATCCAGCCTTCAACAGGGATTTTCGTAGAGCCTATGGAGAGCTACTTAACTGCACAGGACCTTCTCGCAGAAAACCACTGTTTGTTCCAGTGTCTGTGTATAAAAGGTGGACCATTGCAAACGAGCAGAGACCCTCCCAGCACTCAGAGAAACTTAAAcacaatgtcaaaaacaaagTTGAGCCAAAGAGCCTCACTCTGTGTGAGTTAAATGGTATTCCTGCTGAGCCCAGCTGA